A genome region from Labilibaculum antarcticum includes the following:
- a CDS encoding monomeric [FeFe] hydrogenase, translating into MAYVDNTMIIRRDLLARMADLFNEGKLIAEVDRIPLEMAPRRSAKSDRCCIYRERVIIKEKLIPLLGFDLDEYTDELKTLASYAEDALKRKNPINKILTVVDEACTSCVKNSYIVTNLCKGCVAHPCMMNCPKESISWNANGQAQIDPKTCINCGICMSVCPYHSIIYMPVPCENACPVGAISKDEYGIERINEEKCIDCGKCITACPFGSIMENSQIMDVMKSIKKEDEEIVAIVAPAVIGQFRSKIENVLGAIKKLGFSEVIEVAKGANITTANEADELLERLEAKAPFMTTSCCPAYVSAVDKHIPEMKKYISHTKSPMYYTAEIARAKYPKAKIVFIGPCIAKRREGMNDPNVDYVMTFEELSALFKGWKVEIEIENAVNLDKSILNHGRAYAASGGVAQSVLELKPYVNIKPVIVNGLDKKKINMLKAFAKTGKTSGNFIEVMACEGGCISGPSSNFDPKTGSKVYEKNLSDIIITE; encoded by the coding sequence ATGGCATACGTTGATAATACAATGATCATCAGAAGAGATCTTTTGGCCAGAATGGCAGATCTTTTTAACGAAGGGAAATTAATTGCCGAAGTTGATAGAATTCCTCTTGAGATGGCTCCACGCAGAAGTGCTAAATCTGATCGCTGCTGTATTTACAGAGAACGTGTAATCATTAAAGAAAAATTAATTCCTCTATTAGGCTTCGATTTAGATGAATATACCGACGAGCTGAAAACTCTTGCTTCGTATGCTGAAGATGCTCTTAAAAGAAAAAATCCAATCAATAAAATATTGACGGTTGTTGATGAAGCATGTACTTCTTGTGTAAAGAACAGTTATATCGTAACCAATCTTTGCAAAGGTTGTGTTGCGCATCCATGCATGATGAACTGTCCCAAAGAATCCATAAGTTGGAATGCAAATGGTCAAGCTCAAATTGATCCTAAAACCTGCATCAATTGTGGAATTTGCATGAGTGTATGCCCTTATCATTCTATTATATATATGCCTGTTCCTTGCGAAAATGCATGTCCGGTTGGAGCCATCTCGAAAGATGAGTACGGTATTGAACGAATAAATGAAGAGAAATGCATTGATTGTGGTAAATGTATTACTGCTTGTCCTTTTGGTTCAATTATGGAGAATTCTCAGATAATGGATGTGATGAAATCCATCAAGAAGGAAGACGAAGAAATCGTTGCCATTGTTGCTCCTGCTGTTATTGGACAATTCCGCTCTAAAATTGAGAATGTATTAGGAGCGATCAAAAAGCTGGGTTTCTCTGAAGTGATTGAAGTTGCTAAAGGTGCAAATATTACTACCGCAAATGAGGCTGACGAATTACTGGAACGATTAGAAGCAAAAGCTCCATTTATGACAACCTCTTGTTGTCCGGCTTATGTATCTGCAGTAGACAAACACATTCCTGAAATGAAAAAATACATTTCGCACACCAAGAGCCCAATGTATTATACTGCCGAAATTGCCCGTGCAAAATATCCAAAGGCGAAAATTGTATTTATTGGACCCTGTATTGCAAAACGTCGCGAAGGAATGAATGATCCGAACGTTGATTACGTAATGACATTTGAAGAATTGTCGGCTCTTTTCAAAGGATGGAAAGTTGAAATAGAAATAGAGAATGCAGTTAATCTTGATAAAAGTATTTTGAACCATGGAAGAGCTTATGCCGCAAGTGGTGGTGTAGCTCAATCGGTACTTGAACTTAAGCCTTACGTTAACATTAAACCTGTTATTGTGAATGGTCTTGATAAAAAGAAGATTAATATGCTTAAAGCATTTGCTAAAACAGGTAAAACCAGTGGTAATTTTATTGAAGTTATGGCTTGTGAAGGTGGTTGTATTTCTGGACCTAGTTCAAATTTCGATCCGAAAACCGGTAGTAAAGTCTACGAGAAGAACCTTTCAGATATTATTATAACTGAATAA
- a CDS encoding endonuclease/exonuclease/phosphatase family protein, translating to MKRSILLLFFCACFRICQAQSVLDGSEEGKRGDFRLMFYNVENLFDCFDDTLTLDNEFLPMGVRNWTWEKYKKKSQKVAKVILAAGGWEFPDLIGLCEIENRFVLDGIFKIGYLNNTGYEIIHRESPDRRGIDVALVYQPETFHPIDTSFLRLIYEGDSISTTREILYVKGKTHTEDTLHIFVNHWPSRWGGQLESENRRISAAKLLKEKVSEILADNSNALIVIMGDFNDYPDNKSLHNELNAMSPEKEICNNKLYNLAHPFLNKTGIGSHKYHGIWGMLDQFIVSGALLNKSGVLYCEPNNMSLFKPAFLLETDHTYFGQKPFRSFVGYKFNDGFSDHLPIVLDLWRK from the coding sequence ATGAAGCGCTCTATTCTTTTACTCTTCTTTTGTGCATGCTTTAGAATCTGTCAGGCTCAATCCGTGTTAGATGGATCGGAGGAAGGGAAGAGAGGTGATTTCAGACTGATGTTTTACAATGTTGAGAATCTCTTTGATTGTTTTGATGATACCCTTACCCTGGATAATGAATTTCTTCCAATGGGAGTACGAAATTGGACGTGGGAAAAATATAAAAAGAAATCACAAAAAGTGGCTAAGGTAATTTTAGCTGCAGGAGGTTGGGAGTTTCCCGATTTAATTGGTCTTTGCGAGATCGAGAATCGATTTGTTTTGGATGGAATATTTAAGATCGGATATCTTAACAATACAGGGTACGAAATCATTCATCGCGAATCTCCTGATAGAAGAGGGATCGATGTTGCTTTAGTTTATCAACCGGAAACTTTTCATCCAATTGACACTTCATTTTTGAGATTGATTTACGAAGGAGATTCCATCTCAACTACTCGTGAAATTCTCTATGTAAAAGGAAAAACACATACCGAAGATACCTTGCATATTTTTGTAAATCATTGGCCTTCGCGCTGGGGAGGACAGCTGGAATCTGAAAACAGAAGGATATCTGCAGCGAAATTATTGAAAGAGAAAGTATCCGAAATACTTGCTGATAATAGCAATGCTTTGATCGTTATTATGGGAGATTTTAATGATTATCCGGATAATAAATCCTTACACAACGAATTGAATGCCATGTCACCCGAAAAAGAGATTTGCAACAATAAATTATACAATTTGGCTCATCCTTTTTTGAATAAAACGGGAATCGGCAGTCATAAATATCATGGGATATGGGGAATGCTCGATCAATTTATAGTATCCGGAGCATTACTAAATAAATCGGGGGTTTTGTATTGCGAACCAAATAATATGAGTCTGTTTAAACCAGCATTTTTATTAGAAACGGATCATACCTATTTCGGTCAAAAGCCTTTTAGAAGTTTTGTCGGCTATAAATTCAATGATGGTTTTAGTGACCATCTTCCCATTGTTCTTGATTTGTGGAGAAAATAA
- a CDS encoding choice-of-anchor Q domain-containing protein, which produces MQLSRFLFIILLSFVVISCDEDEHFTTDPNFRLTFSSDTIAFDTLFTGFASTTKQLKVKNTSADAISISHLYLQNSESPYRLNVNGIQSNDLMDVVLDAKDSLFIFIEVGLDPRDEDAPRLLADQLKFELNGQSQEVILETFAQDVHVIDADISENTIWTGDRPYLLTKSVFLADGVDLIVNEGARVYFKKNTALHIKGNLEVHGSFQRPVYFGSSRLEELYDNVPGQWDGIYFYDESTTTFLSHFTVENGINGLNFTKTILNNNPITIEYGIIQNFTRKGLFASNSSIVAHDLLITNCGEECVRIEEGSCAISHSTLYNSWFFTPRSSALISYQGVGENTFTINNSIVYGTRTDELELESLLNVSIDNSLLKIGSSAQTNYSSVFTNCLFNEDPDFLDLEEFNFALNAESPAVNNGNIEFVSTYLFDLAGNRRDSDAAPDMGCFEFSETE; this is translated from the coding sequence ATGCAATTATCTCGTTTTCTATTTATTATTCTACTTTCATTTGTCGTTATTTCCTGTGACGAAGATGAGCATTTTACAACCGATCCTAATTTTAGATTGACATTTTCATCGGATACAATAGCATTTGATACTTTATTCACTGGTTTTGCTTCAACAACCAAGCAATTAAAGGTGAAAAACACTTCTGCTGATGCGATTAGTATCTCGCACTTATACCTTCAAAATTCAGAATCACCATATCGATTGAATGTGAATGGAATTCAGTCGAATGATTTGATGGATGTTGTACTGGATGCCAAAGACAGCCTTTTTATTTTTATTGAAGTGGGGCTTGACCCAAGAGATGAGGACGCTCCCAGACTTTTGGCAGATCAGTTAAAATTTGAATTGAACGGGCAATCGCAAGAAGTCATTTTAGAGACATTTGCGCAAGATGTACATGTGATCGATGCGGATATTTCAGAAAACACCATTTGGACAGGAGACCGCCCTTATTTACTTACTAAGTCTGTTTTTCTTGCTGATGGTGTTGACCTAATCGTAAACGAAGGAGCAAGGGTTTATTTTAAGAAGAATACGGCACTGCATATAAAAGGGAATCTTGAAGTTCATGGAAGTTTTCAAAGACCTGTTTATTTCGGGAGTTCACGATTGGAAGAATTGTACGATAATGTTCCCGGTCAATGGGATGGAATCTATTTCTACGATGAAAGTACAACTACATTTCTCAGTCACTTTACTGTGGAAAATGGTATAAATGGTTTAAACTTTACCAAAACGATATTGAATAATAATCCAATAACAATTGAGTATGGAATAATTCAAAATTTCACCAGGAAGGGATTGTTTGCCTCAAATTCGTCTATTGTCGCACATGATTTGTTGATTACTAATTGTGGCGAGGAGTGTGTTCGAATAGAAGAAGGTTCTTGTGCGATTTCACACTCTACTTTGTATAACTCATGGTTTTTTACGCCACGATCCAGTGCTCTTATTTCTTATCAAGGAGTTGGTGAAAATACTTTTACGATTAATAATAGCATTGTATACGGAACTCGAACAGATGAGCTTGAATTGGAGTCGCTGCTGAATGTTTCTATTGACAATTCACTATTGAAAATTGGAAGTTCAGCCCAGACTAATTATTCTTCGGTGTTCACTAACTGTCTGTTTAATGAGGATCCTGATTTTCTTGATTTGGAGGAGTTTAATTTTGCATTAAATGCAGAATCTCCTGCTGTAAATAATGGCAATATTGAATTCGTATCCACTTATCTTTTTGATTTGGCAGGCAATCGAAGAGACTCTGATGCAGCTCCGGATATGGGCTGTTTCGAATTTTCAGAAACAGAATAA
- a CDS encoding BspA family leucine-rich repeat surface protein, which produces MNNRILVLFILFVSISSFTCSGSNANIYIDKNLKSKECLSNLPSTPESFQLFSHGRAGELLIDGEWLTAPQIATWLKKSKLLKGITHINIYACEFGKGVKGQNAVAYLEKLLNITLAASDDITGANGDWNLEVGTRKDVLEFPNYPYSLQNEFITTWEVSAGDLEISIPVCGWGFTYNYVVDWGDGMPNSTNQTGDAKHTYAKTGVYTVKISGTFPAIYFNDRGDKDKIKTIEQWGDLIWESMNYSFSGCSNLTIRDGIEPPNLSLVKDMSWMFRDATRLDADVNEWDVSSVTNMSYMFVGATSFTGKGIDKWDVGNVNKMYEMFGSAKKFDADLSGWNPISVTDMGYMFFFAESFQGVGLNNWNVSTVSNMKYMFSAANSFIGDISNWNVSNVTQMDNMFQFVTLSPTIYTSLLNSWAKLLVKNNVRFSGGNSKYCDDSGKNILVSKGWIIKDGGKIASVTVDLGTDQINCKGNTIILDAGNPGATYLWNTGETSQTISVNTMETFNVEVSFSNGCSASDTIKFISDIKIDLGADRNICEGGTPADLTITPEAGWGPNLYYEWSTSVTNVIIPVPAYGQTILTTDKTGDYTLTVTDQNECKSTDEIHLEVYPKPIVDINISDKSSPMCLGTTFELDAGNSRAAYVWGGKATGKTSQKITHILKDPAGANFDVEVTNEFGCIASDNIHVIAKVDHIVPTITFPALSDDKITAYTDPGRNVSSTVSWGTLDVTDNCHIKSITNNAPVTMEFPVGETKVLWQAEDFSGNIEDHTITVIVVDIESPVAPVSADLTGECSITAVSPTTMDNCSGTITGTTTDPLSYTMQGTYVIQWIFDDGNGNSITVPQNVIVDDVTAPVIPNLPDLTEECSITVVSPTTTDNCSGKITGTTTDPLSYTTQGIHVINWTFDDGNGNSITVPQNVIVDDVIAPVIPNLPDLTEECSITAVSPTTIDNCSGTITGTTTDPLSYTTQGIHVINWTFDDGNGNSITVPQNVILDDVTVPIAPVLDDVSGMCTISLIEPMASDNCAGEIQGTTLDPLTYNTEGSYVINWTFDDGNGNISNTAQNVDVFTIVEEVELNSSATELTCDVKNIDLTARAKVQGEAHYKWFKDNDLILGETASVLEIENGEEGEYSVEVSDKNLQCNVLSDPVLITEDVVVPMVSLSPLSGSLSSAESIIIRATVLTKGEAAYVWSTGEITSSIEVKYPGEYSVEVTDNANGCSVNSADIGQEAIIMNYWEENLLRAFTPNADGYNDSWRIERVELVQKLKIAIYNRWGKAIYKFSGSGNEYKGTPWKGTDGNGNLPIGSYYYVIKIDDEKPMKGTVTILR; this is translated from the coding sequence ATGAATAATAGGATTTTAGTATTGTTTATACTGTTTGTAAGTATAAGCTCATTTACCTGTTCTGGAAGCAACGCAAACATATATATTGATAAGAATCTGAAATCAAAAGAATGTTTAAGTAATCTACCAAGTACTCCGGAATCATTTCAATTGTTTAGCCATGGCCGGGCAGGCGAATTGCTAATTGATGGCGAATGGCTTACTGCACCTCAAATAGCCACATGGTTGAAAAAAAGCAAACTGCTAAAAGGAATCACACACATAAATATATATGCCTGTGAATTTGGCAAAGGTGTAAAAGGCCAAAATGCAGTAGCATACCTCGAAAAATTACTAAACATTACACTTGCCGCCTCCGATGATATTACCGGGGCAAATGGCGACTGGAATTTAGAAGTAGGAACACGAAAAGATGTTCTGGAATTCCCCAACTATCCATATTCCCTGCAAAACGAATTCATAACTACATGGGAAGTTAGTGCGGGAGATTTAGAGATAAGTATTCCTGTTTGTGGGTGGGGCTTTACTTATAATTATGTGGTTGATTGGGGTGATGGAATGCCAAATAGTACAAATCAAACAGGAGATGCAAAGCACACTTATGCTAAAACTGGTGTTTACACAGTAAAAATTTCAGGAACATTCCCCGCAATCTACTTTAATGATAGAGGAGACAAGGATAAAATTAAAACCATAGAGCAATGGGGAGATCTTATTTGGGAGTCTATGAATTATTCTTTTTCTGGCTGTTCCAATCTTACGATAAGGGATGGTATTGAACCCCCGAATCTGAGTTTAGTTAAAGATATGTCATGGATGTTTAGAGACGCAACTAGATTGGATGCTGATGTTAATGAATGGGATGTAAGCTCTGTTACGAACATGAGTTATATGTTTGTAGGAGCAACTTCATTTACTGGTAAGGGAATTGATAAATGGGATGTCGGTAATGTGAATAAGATGTATGAAATGTTTGGTAGTGCAAAGAAATTCGATGCAGATTTAAGTGGATGGAATCCCATTTCGGTTACCGACATGGGATATATGTTTTTTTTCGCTGAATCATTTCAGGGTGTAGGACTCAATAATTGGAATGTCAGTACGGTTTCTAATATGAAATATATGTTCAGTGCTGCGAATTCTTTTATTGGAGACATCAGCAATTGGAATGTTTCCAATGTAACTCAAATGGACAATATGTTTCAGTTTGTAACTTTATCTCCTACTATTTATACTTCTTTATTAAATTCATGGGCTAAATTACTAGTGAAGAATAACGTGAGATTTAGTGGGGGAAATAGTAAATATTGTGACGATTCGGGTAAAAATATTTTAGTTAGCAAAGGCTGGATAATTAAAGATGGTGGTAAAATAGCATCTGTAACAGTTGATTTAGGTACAGATCAAATCAATTGCAAAGGGAATACAATCATTTTAGATGCAGGAAATCCAGGAGCGACTTATTTATGGAATACAGGAGAAACCAGCCAAACAATATCGGTAAATACCATGGAAACTTTTAATGTGGAAGTGAGTTTTTCAAATGGATGTTCTGCAAGTGATACGATAAAATTTATTAGTGATATAAAGATTGATCTTGGAGCAGATCGGAATATTTGCGAGGGTGGAACTCCTGCTGATCTTACAATTACGCCTGAGGCTGGTTGGGGACCCAATCTTTATTACGAGTGGAGTACTTCTGTAACAAATGTAATAATTCCTGTTCCGGCATACGGGCAAACAATTTTAACAACCGATAAAACAGGCGATTATACATTAACGGTTACCGATCAGAATGAATGTAAAAGTACAGATGAAATACATCTGGAAGTGTATCCCAAACCGATTGTCGATATTAATATTTCTGATAAAAGTTCACCCATGTGTTTGGGGACAACTTTCGAATTGGATGCTGGAAATTCAAGAGCGGCGTATGTTTGGGGAGGGAAAGCAACAGGAAAAACAAGTCAAAAGATTACTCATATATTAAAAGATCCTGCAGGAGCAAACTTTGATGTAGAGGTAACAAACGAATTTGGTTGTATAGCCAGTGATAATATTCATGTTATAGCAAAGGTTGATCATATTGTACCAACCATTACTTTTCCGGCACTGTCTGATGATAAAATAACGGCTTATACCGATCCCGGACGAAATGTTTCCAGTACTGTTAGTTGGGGCACGCTTGACGTTACAGATAATTGTCATATTAAATCAATTACCAATAATGCACCTGTGACAATGGAATTTCCAGTTGGGGAAACTAAAGTACTTTGGCAAGCAGAGGACTTTTCTGGGAATATAGAGGATCATACAATTACTGTTATTGTAGTAGATATTGAATCTCCTGTCGCACCAGTCTCAGCCGATCTCACCGGAGAGTGCAGCATCACAGCAGTTTCGCCAACAACAATGGATAATTGTTCGGGAACAATCACAGGCACAACCACCGATCCATTAAGCTATACTATGCAAGGAACCTATGTCATTCAATGGATATTCGACGATGGCAACGGGAACAGTATCACAGTCCCTCAAAATGTAATTGTTGATGATGTAACAGCTCCGGTGATCCCAAACCTGCCTGATCTCACCGAAGAGTGCAGCATCACAGTCGTTTCGCCTACAACGACAGATAATTGTTCGGGAAAAATCACAGGAACCACTACCGATCCGTTAAGCTATACTACTCAGGGCATTCATGTCATTAATTGGACGTTTGACGATGGCAACGGGAACAGTATCACAGTCCCTCAAAATGTAATTGTTGACGATGTAATAGCTCCCGTAATCCCAAATTTGCCTGATCTCACCGAAGAGTGCAGCATCACAGCAGTTTCGCCAACAACAATAGATAATTGTTCAGGAACAATTACAGGCACAACCACCGATCCGTTAAGCTATACTACTCAGGGAATTCATGTCATTAATTGGACGTTTGACGATGGCAATGGGAACAGCATCACGGTTCCTCAAAATGTAATTTTAGATGATGTAACTGTCCCCATCGCCCCGGTTTTGGATGATGTAAGTGGCATGTGTACCATTAGTCTTATAGAGCCAATGGCAAGCGACAATTGTGCAGGAGAGATACAGGGAACTACATTAGATCCATTGACCTATAACACCGAAGGCAGCTATGTCATCAACTGGACATTTGACGATGGCAATGGCAACATCAGCAATACTGCACAAAATGTAGATGTGTTCACCATTGTGGAAGAAGTAGAATTAAATTCTTCAGCAACAGAATTAACCTGCGATGTAAAGAATATTGATTTGACAGCGAGAGCGAAAGTACAGGGGGAAGCTCATTACAAATGGTTTAAAGATAATGACTTAATCCTCGGGGAAACGGCTTCCGTTTTAGAGATAGAAAATGGAGAAGAAGGGGAGTATTCAGTAGAAGTTTCGGATAAAAATCTCCAATGCAATGTGCTTTCTGATCCAGTACTTATTACAGAAGATGTAGTTGTTCCGATGGTTTCACTTTCTCCGCTTTCAGGAAGTTTATCCTCTGCTGAAAGTATAATAATCAGAGCCACAGTACTTACAAAGGGTGAGGCAGCTTATGTTTGGTCTACAGGGGAAATCACTTCAAGTATAGAGGTTAAATATCCGGGCGAATACAGTGTTGAAGTAACAGATAATGCCAACGGGTGCAGTGTTAATTCTGCTGATATAGGGCAGGAAGCAATAATAATGAATTATTGGGAAGAAAACCTTCTTAGAGCTTTTACTCCTAATGCCGATGGGTATAATGATAGCTGGCGCATTGAACGGGTTGAATTGGTGCAAAAATTGAAAATTGCGATATACAATCGATGGGGTAAAGCAATTTATAAGTTTAGTGGCTCGGGAAATGAATACAAGGGAACACCATGGAAAGGAACCGATGGGAATGGTAATTTACCGATTGGCTCGTATTATTATGTTATTAAAATTGATGATGAAAAACCGATGAAAGGAACAGTTACAATTTTGAGATAA
- a CDS encoding PorP/SprF family type IX secretion system membrane protein, producing MRITIILGVLLFAFTQGKAQQLPLYSQYVENGFLLNPAMAGSRMYSPLRLSLRQQWSGVEGAPETQALSFNKNMSNNCTTCNVKGNPLSRRNKTSGVGLGAYFFNDKAGEVARTGIEFSYAYHLQLSKSTLGQSGTKLSFGLGGVFYQFKFDKRYIPVNDPKYGPDIVSYVPDANFGVYLYNDDYFVGASAAHLFESSVKLGDDGVQGNIMSRHFYATAGYTFHLKDLVDLEPSVIVRKTMNSDIYYDLSAKLYIHHFWMAASYRTNDQIVGMVGVNYNQYYIGYSYDHYTNNLIADSSDGTHEITLGINFDIPNKMKRENRLRERRAADRNFSKTKTSRHKRNSKSYIFF from the coding sequence ATGAGAATAACTATAATTCTGGGAGTGTTGCTCTTCGCATTCACTCAAGGAAAAGCACAACAACTACCACTGTATAGCCAGTACGTGGAAAATGGATTTCTACTCAATCCTGCTATGGCGGGAAGCCGGATGTATTCACCTCTGCGTTTAAGTTTACGTCAGCAGTGGTCGGGAGTAGAAGGGGCTCCTGAAACACAGGCCTTGAGTTTTAATAAAAATATGAGTAATAATTGTACTACTTGTAATGTTAAAGGAAACCCATTATCACGACGAAATAAGACCAGTGGTGTTGGTTTGGGGGCATATTTTTTTAATGATAAAGCAGGAGAGGTAGCAAGAACAGGTATTGAGTTTTCATATGCCTATCATTTGCAATTATCAAAAAGCACACTTGGACAATCAGGAACAAAGCTTTCTTTTGGTCTTGGAGGTGTGTTTTATCAGTTTAAATTTGATAAGAGATACATTCCTGTCAATGACCCTAAATATGGTCCGGATATCGTTTCGTATGTACCAGATGCAAATTTTGGGGTTTACTTATATAACGATGATTATTTTGTGGGTGCATCGGCTGCACACTTATTTGAGTCTTCAGTAAAATTAGGTGATGATGGAGTTCAGGGAAATATAATGTCACGACATTTTTATGCTACAGCGGGTTATACTTTTCACTTAAAAGACCTTGTTGATCTGGAACCTTCTGTAATTGTTCGAAAAACCATGAATTCTGATATTTATTACGATTTGTCCGCTAAATTATATATTCATCATTTTTGGATGGCTGCATCCTACAGAACAAACGATCAGATTGTAGGTATGGTAGGTGTCAATTACAATCAATATTACATCGGATATTCATATGATCATTACACAAATAATTTAATTGCTGATAGTAGTGATGGAACTCATGAAATTACATTGGGAATCAATTTCGACATTCCGAATAAGATGAAAAGGGAAAATCGATTGAGAGAAAGAAGAGCGGCCGATCGAAATTTCAGTAAAACAAAAACCTCACGTCACAAGAGGAACAGCAAAAGTTATATCTTCTTCTAG